One genomic window of Anticarsia gemmatalis isolate Benzon Research Colony breed Stoneville strain chromosome 23, ilAntGemm2 primary, whole genome shotgun sequence includes the following:
- the LOC142983013 gene encoding tektin-4-like produces MAQLTTFPEDDMCPKICTDIGAFKKAAKSPEKALEEVKEAKEAKEMPAQAAQEQAYQEPPETMRPPPSGEEYLPSLRPGQDGKVDWTPLGEMTGTRPKVNKYSISRYSLNEWRKHNEEVLDPEIINESNIVDYNAKTCIMQAFGNIDKQQSDNNMRLKQKARDIFRWKVEVEKACKAITDEVELLEIDRQRLKGASKVLMLPEAISKECLDLRSNRFEPDLVSDLAEQELIKEMNLVSEVRATLKNTLNNIEEQMAVNKAAKHRIEFDWCDKTMAYNTESENIGLSPKSATLMFRPGSTKFGDYTAPLEYWEYFCRENVQNCEAARQKSEDLRGSLNAILVNNGRKLRNQADKTDMALAETVAIQSELCTKLEETLLSTLQKIADMEALIAELHSSIRKMDAAMKLAQTRLANRNNWRPHGESVRDQPHVGLIEEVKKIHETVTSLLGQLKNTERVRSDLLQKRIHLERDIASKRKTLNIDRERCGMVRSHYPSASELAGY; encoded by the coding sequence ATGGCTCAATTAACAACATTTCCCGAAGATGACATGTGTCCTAAAATTTGCACCGATATTGGTGCCTTTAAAAAAGCTGCCAAGTCTCCTGAAAAGGCCTTGGAGGAGGTGAAAGAGGCTAAAGAAGCTAAAGAAATGCCTGCTCAGGCAGCGCAAGAACAAGCTTATCAAGAACCACCTGAGACTATGAGACCTCCTCCAAGCGGCGAAGAGTATTTACCAAGTCTTAGACCAGGCCAAGACGGTAAAGTGGACTGGACTCCTCTCGGAGAAATGACAGGAACTAGACCGAAAGTCAACAAGTACTCCATAAGCAGATACTCTTTAAACGAATGGAGGAAACACAACGAGGAAGTCTTGGATCCCGAGATAATCAACGAATCCAATATAGTGGACTATAACGCCAAAACATGTATCATGCAAGCGTTCGGCAACATTGACAAACAACAATCAGATAACAATATGAGATTGAAACAAAAAGCCAGAGATATATTCAGATGGAAAGTGGAAGTAGAGAAAGCTTGTAAAGCTATCACCGATGAAGTGGAACTTCTAGAAATTGATAGACAAAGACTGAAAGGCGCTTCCAAAGTACTCATGTTACCTGAAGCTATCTCCAAAGAATGCTTAGATCTTCGCTCGAATCGTTTTGAACCAGATTTAGTTTCCGACCTCGCTGAACAAGAGCTGATAAAAGAAATGAATCTTGTCAGCGAAGTAAGAGCTACTTTGAAGAACACTTTGAATAATATCGAAGAACAAATGGCTGTAAATAAAGCAGCCAAACATAGAATCGAATTTGATTGGTGTGACAAAACTATGGCTTATAATACCGAGTCTGAAAATATAGGTCTATCTCCGAAGTCGGCTACATTAATGTTCAGACCTGGATCTACCAAGTTTGGTGACTACACCGCTCCACTAGAGTACTGGGAATACTTTTGTAGAGAAAACGTACAAAATTGTGAAGCGGCTCGTCAGAAATCGGAAGATTTGAGAGGCAGTTTGAACGCTATTTTAGTGAATAATGGTCGGAAGTTGCGTAACCAAGCGGACAAAACCGACATGGCTTTGGCCGAAACGGTGGCGATTCAATCGGAACTGTGTACGAAGCTTGAAGAAACGTTACTATCGACATTACAGAAAATTGCGGATATGGAGGCTTTGATTGCTGAATTGCACTCTTCGATTCGGAAGATGGATGCTGCTATGAAATTAGCTCAAACTAGATTGGCTAATAGGAACAACTGGAGGCCTCATGGAGAAAGCGTGAGGGATCAGCCTCATGTCGGTTTGATTGAAGAAGTAAAGAAGATtcacgaaactgtgacgtcactgctaGGACAGCTTAAGAATACGGAGAGAGTGAGATCGGACCTCTTGCAGAAGAGGATACATTTAGAAAGGGACATAGCATCTAAACGGAAGACTTTGAACATTGATAGAGAGAGATGCGGAATGGTTCGCTCTCATTATCCGTCTGCGTCCGAACTGGCTGGATATTGA
- the LOC142983012 gene encoding tektin-4-like produces MELTTFPEKDICPEECYERGGFRKSPKSTQEIADQLKAVDDVRHSAQREAYKQRNDRFEHLLPIEPEIEVVTTFKSLETHLPQLKPHPDSGKIDWTPLAGLTGTRPNVSKYSISRYSLDEWRKHNNDILDQERIYEANILDYNAQTAITAAFGTVDKKQQESVAKQKQKAKDLFRWKVEVEQACKEMAKEVELLEHDRQRLKSASRVLMLPESISKECMELRSNRGEKDLVEDQVEKELIVEMKLVSEVRETIITTLRLIEEQLAIDKAAKHRIEYDWCDKTEAYNTESKNLSLNNHSSTIMFVPGATKFGDYTAPLSYWEYYCRENIQNVEAVRQKSVDLRGSLIAILINNGRKLRQQADKTDIALAETVAHTTEMLTKLQNDLRDTLRTIADVELLIQKLQDAIRKMDRAMKLAQTRLANRNQGRPHGENVRDVPHLGLIDEVKTIHETVSGLMGQLNSAEISRKKLMEKRIEIEAGISSKLKTLNIDRERCGLIRSHYPSASELAGL; encoded by the coding sequence atGGAATTGACGACATTCCCTGAAAAAGACATATGCCCAGAAGAGTGCTATGAAAGAGGCGGGTTCAGAAAATCTCCGAAGTCTACTCAAGAAATAGCTGATCAATTGAAAGCTGTAGACGATGTAAGACATTCAGCTCAACGGGAAGCttataaacaaagaaatgaTAGATTTGAACACCTCCTTCCCATCGAGCCAGAAATAGAAGTAGTTACAACATTTAAATCTTTAGAAACACACCTACCACAATTGAAACCTCACCCTGACTCAGGGAAAATCGACTGGACACCTCTCGCTGGTCTCACGGGAACCAGACCAAACGTTAGCAAGTATTCTATCAGCCGGTACTCCCTCGACGAATGGAGGAAACACAACAACGACATACTAGACCAAGAACGAATATATGAAGCTAATATTCTAGACTATAATGCTCAGACAGCTATTACTGCTGCTTTCGGTACAGTTGATAAAAAGCAACAAGAAAGCGTTGCTAAACAAAAGCAGAAAGCAAAAGACTTATTTCGTTGGAAAGTAGAGGTCGAACAAGCTTGTAAAGAAATGGCTAAAGAAGTAGAATTACTTGAACATGATAGACAACGACTCAAAAGTGCGTCCAGAGTGTTGATGCTACCAGAATCTATCTCCAAAGAGTGTATGGAACTTCGATCGAACAGAGGAGAGAAAGATTTAGTCGAAGATCAAGTTGAAAAAGAACTGATTGTAGAAATGAAACTCGTGAGCGAAGTTCGAGAAACTATTATTACTACTCTGCGGCTGATAGAAGAACAACTAGCTATCGATAAAGCAGCGAAACATAGGATAGAATACGACTGGTGTGACAAGACTGAGGCATACAACACGGAATCGAAAAACCTATCCCTCAATAACCATTCAAGTACAATCATGTTTGTACCCGGAGCAACGAAATTTGGTGATTATACTGCACCTCTGAGTTACTGGGAGTATTACTGTagagaaaatatacaaaatgttgAAGCGGTTCGTCAAAAATCTGTGGATTTGAGAGGTTCATTGATcgcaattttgataaataacgGTAGGAAACTACGTCAGCAGGCGGACAAAACTGATATAGCGTTGGCAGAAACTGTTGCCCATACAACTGAAATGTTGACCAAGCTGCAAAATGACCTTAGAGACACGTTACGAACGATAGCCGATGTTGAACTCTTAATACAGAAATTGCAAGATGCTATACGAAAGATGGATAGAGCAATGAAACTAGCTCAAACTAGGTTAGCTAATCGAAATCAGGGTAGACCTCACGGAGAAAACGTCCGCGATGTCCCACATCTGGGTTTGATAGACGAAGTGAAAACTATCCATGAGACTGTGTCTGGGCTTATGGGACAATTGAACAGCGCTGAAATATCAAGGAAGAAATTAATGGAAAAAAGAATAGAAATAGAAGCAGGTATTTCTTCTAAActaaaaacgttaaatattgATAGAGAAAGATGTGGTCTTATAAGATCCCATTACCCTTCTGCTTCAGAATTGGCTGGTCTGTAA